A section of the Candidatus Poribacteria bacterium genome encodes:
- a CDS encoding GDP-mannose 4,6-dehydratase, which translates to MKAYVTGGTGFIGSHLVEHLVDQGYHVTCLIRKTSNLRWLDHLLTSKSSQVELVIGDLHDFDVLVEHIRGVDLVFHLAGLTKAPDAATYDRVNAKGTKRLIEACLGVQTSLDRFVYCSSLAAVGPSRDATPNTEDVTPQPLTDYGSSKLKGEMIVTVIRPPAVYGPRDADIFLFFQMINRGVIPILGDADKLLSLVHVKDLVAGIYTAAASERAIGETYFLTDGDIHTWRGIERVIADALEKRPIKLKVPFFLLDFISIFAEAAAKITRQTPTLNRQKVQDLKQRFWICDSTKAQKELGYRPTYTLQNGIQGTADWYRANGWL; encoded by the coding sequence ATGAAGGCTTATGTCACCGGTGGCACAGGTTTCATCGGCAGCCATCTGGTCGAGCACCTTGTCGATCAAGGCTACCATGTCACCTGCTTAATCCGTAAAACGAGCAATCTGCGTTGGCTCGATCATCTCCTTACATCGAAATCGTCGCAGGTCGAACTGGTCATTGGTGATTTGCACGACTTCGATGTTCTGGTGGAGCATATTCGAGGTGTTGATTTGGTTTTTCATCTCGCCGGTTTGACCAAAGCGCCGGACGCTGCAACCTATGACCGAGTCAACGCTAAAGGAACAAAGCGTCTCATTGAAGCGTGTTTAGGTGTACAGACAAGTTTAGATCGGTTTGTCTACTGCAGCAGCCTCGCTGCAGTTGGTCCAAGTCGCGACGCAACACCGAACACGGAAGATGTTACCCCGCAGCCACTAACGGATTACGGAAGCAGCAAACTCAAAGGCGAGATGATTGTNACAGTTATTCGTCCACCGGCGGTTTATGGACCGAGGGATGCAGACATCTTTCTCTTTTTTCAGATGATTAATCGTGGAGTGATACCAATCCTCGGTGATGCCGATAAACTGTTGAGTTTGGTGCATGTGAAAGACTTGGTAGCAGGTATTTATACTGCTGCTGCATCCGAGCGTGCAATCGGCGAGACCTATTTTTTGACAGATGGTGATATTCATACATGGAGGGGGATTGAGCGCGTAATTGCTGATGCACTGGAAAAGCGTCCGATTAAGCTGAAGGTGCCGTTTTTCTTGTTGGATTTTATTTCAATCTTTGCGGAGGCTGCAGCGAAAATTACGCGCCAAACTCCAACTTTGAATCGCCAAAAAGTCCAAGATCTGAAGCAGCGATTTTGGATCTGTGACAGCACAAAGGCACAAAAGGAACTCGGCTATCGCCCAACCTATACCCTTCAAAACGGGATTCAGGGAACGGCAGATTGGTATCGGGCGAATGGTTGGCTCTAA
- a CDS encoding flippase-like domain-containing protein, which translates to MKEFVSRSLNPKNFARGILIFILCTIIGLYLSFLRSDTANIGVVLRSMDGRFLLLAALFMFCDWLSGGARLYIFVRKMSPHVTFLHGLRANLATICIGGITPFQTGGLGHLYIFNRAGVPFSGTVTTGVISFIGTLTFLMLSTGYVVQRAPDFLPKAITLVSQYSLLMFALTLSVFLILLIKPETILLPLTRIQLPERRGFRLAANLLDRLILTLENVIGEHKAFTRMFVTEHKLVCLLSFVFTMGIYMSRFVGGYVVVRALGGDAPFWHVIAVQVIISFVTIFAPSPGASGISEFLIAILMKPLLVSGGIAGATGLYALITRFFTTYCGVAVGGIVLMSQLTKDLRHRKENEEIEE; encoded by the coding sequence ATGAAGGAATTCGTTAGCAGATCGCTCAATCCGAAAAATTTCGCTCGTGGCATACTTATTTTTATTCTATGCACAATTATTGGATTATATCTTAGCTTTTTACGGAGCGATACTGCGAATATCGGGGTTGTCTTACGCTCAATGGACGGGAGATTTTTACTTCTCGCAGCGCTTTTCATGTTCTGCGATTGGTTATCAGGCGGTGCACGTCTCTATATTTTTGTGCGGAAGATGTCACCGCACGTGACATTTCTGCACGGTCTACGAGCCAATTTGGCAACCATATGTATCGGAGGAATCACACCCTTTCAAACTGGGGGCCTTGGGCATCTTTATATTTTTAATCGGGCGGGTGTCCCGTTCTCAGGAACTGTGACCACCGGCGTCATCAGCTTCATTGGCACACTGACGTTTCTTATGCTTTCGACAGGGTATGTTGTGCAGCGTGCGCCCGACTTTCTTCCCAAAGCGATTACGCTTGTCAGTCAATATAGCCTGTTGATGTTTGCGCTTACCCTTTCTGTCTTTCTCATTTTGCTCATCAAACCAGAAACAATATTGCTTCCTCTGACCCGTATCCAACTGCCAGAACGACGTGGCTTTCGACTTGCTGCAAATCTCCTGGACCGCCTGATTCTCACCCTCGAAAACGTGATTGGGGAGCACAAAGCATTCACTCGTATGTTTGTCACTGAACATAAATTAGTCTGCCTGTTGAGTTTCGTTTTTACGATGGGTATTTATATGAGTCGGTTCGTCGGTGGTTATGTTGTTGTTCGCGCCTTGGGAGGAGACGCTCCTTTTTGGCATGTCATTGCGGTCCAAGTAATAATCAGTTTTGTGACCATATTCGCCCCTAGCCCGGGCGCAAGTGGCATTTCAGAGTTTTTAATTGCGATTCTGATGAAGCCACTCCTCGTCTCCGGAGGAATTGCCGGAGCAACTGGCCTGTATGCCCTAATCACACGATTCTTCACAACCTATTGCGGCGTCGCGGTTGGAGGCATTGTTTTGATGTCGCAATTGACGAAGGACCTCCGACATCGAAAAGAAAATGAGGAAATCGAGGAATAA
- a CDS encoding GNAT family N-acetyltransferase, whose amino-acid sequence MVDFRINMMSCKGATLIQPSIAFESEYLSMAEEFWAKESWVAGENRFQNDRDLIENSFPAYIRRLDEENQNSGLKPGYVPSTTFWLMTNDTQIIGESRLRHWLTTSLEHEGGHIGYVIRPSARRKGYGTRILALTLERARDLGLNRVLLTCDTDNIGSARVIEQNGGKLASQGISNSSGKPISRYWIDF is encoded by the coding sequence ATGGTAGATTTTAGAATTAATATGATGAGCTGCAAGGGAGCAACACTGATCCAACCCTCTATTGCATTTGAATCTGAATACCTATCAATGGCAGAAGAATTTTGGGCGAAAGAATCTTGGGTAGCAGGTGAAAACCGATTCCAAAACGATCGTGATCTTATCGAAAACAGTTTCCCTGCCTATATTCGCCGCCTTGATGAAGAAAATCAAAACAGCGGACTCAAGCCCGGTTACGTCCCAAGTACTACATTCTGGCTTATGACAAATGACACTCAGATTATCGGTGAAAGCCGGCTCCGTCATTGGTTGACGACATCTTTGGAACATGAGGGTGGCCACATCGGATATGTGATTCGCCCCTCGGCACGACGGAAAGGATACGGGACACGCATACTTGCGTTGACACTGGAAAGAGCCAGAGATTTAGGACTGAATCGCGTGTTGCTGACTTGCGATACCGATAACATTGGTTCTGCACGCGTCATTGAGCAAAATGGTGGCAAGTTGGCAAGCCAAGGGATTTCAAACAGTTCCGGGAAACCGATTTCTCGGTATTGGATTGATTTTTGA
- the nadC gene encoding carboxylating nicotinate-nucleotide diphosphorylase: MLNFRSIDPLIELAFAEDIGIGDITTESTVSELQQGVGTILTETEGVIAGLPIAQRVFEKLDPDLNFQMLVADGDCVGCVTPIATVEGSAKSILTGERIALNFLQRLSGTATLTTQFVAATAQYDVKIIDTRKTTAGWRVLQKYAVRLGGGHNHRFGLYDGVLIKDNHIVAAGGVAKAIEQARSVVPHTMKIEVEVDTLDQVAEAQAAGADIILLDNMPVNFMKAAVGEIDKDVLTEASGGITLDQVEAVAATGVNLISVGALTHSAMPLNIRLDLEIK, encoded by the coding sequence ATGTTAAACTTCCGCTCAATCGATCCGCTCATAGAATTAGCCTTCGCAGAGGATATCGGTATTGGCGATATTACGACCGAATCCACAGTTTCCGAATTGCAGCAAGGGGTAGGCACAATCCTCACCGAGACTGAAGGCGTAATTGCTGGGCTGCCGATTGCACAGCGTGTTTTTGAAAAGCTTGATCCGGATCTTAATTTCCAGATGCTTGTCGCTGACGGCGATTGCGTCGGATGCGTAACACCAATTGCGACGGTGGAAGGGAGCGCGAAATCTATCCTTACCGGTGAACGTATTGCGCTCAATTTTCTGCAGCGCCTTTCGGGGACTGCTACATTAACCACACAGTTTGTCGCTGCTACAGCCCAATACGATGTTAAAATCATTGATACTCGAAAGACCACCGCCGGCTGGCGAGTTCTGCAAAAGTACGCAGTTCGCCTCGGCGGCGGCCATAACCACCGCTTCGGGCTTTACGATGGTGTGCTGATCAAGGATAATCACATTGTCGCTGCTGGGGGAGTTGCAAAGGCAATCGAACAAGCTCGGTCGGTTGTGCCTCACACAATGAAGATCGAAGTTGAGGTTGATACACTCGACCAAGTCGCAGAAGCGCAGGCGGCAGGCGCGGACATCATATTGCTCGACAATATGCCGGTCAATTTTATGAAGGCTGCTGTTGGAGAAATTGATAAGGACGTTCTCACCGAAGCATCAGGGGGCATTACATTAGATCAGGTCGAAGCCGTTGCGGCAACAGGTGTAAACCTTATCTCCGTTGGTGCGTTGACGCATTCAGCGATGCCGTTGAATATTCGCTTGGACTTGGAGATTAAGTAA
- a CDS encoding BMC domain-containing protein, with protein MGEALGLIETRGLVGAIEAADSMVKAANVTLVSKEEIGGGLVTVMVRGDVGAVQAAVEAGAEAAKVVGELISVHVIPRPHAEVENMLTRG; from the coding sequence ATGGGCGAAGCATTAGGATTGATTGAAACAAGAGGTTTAGTCGGTGCAATCGAAGCAGCAGATTCAATGGTCAAAGCCGCCAACGTAACACTGGTTAGCAAAGAAGAGATTGGCGGTGGTTTGGTCACCGTCATGGTTCGTGGTGATGTTGGGGCGGTTCAAGCCGCAGTGGAAGCAGGTGCTGAAGCCGCAAAGGTTGTTGGTGAATTAATCTCTGTGCACGTCATTCCGCGTCCACACGCAGAAGTTGAAAATATGTTGACTCGTGGATAA
- a CDS encoding aldehyde dehydrogenase, giving the protein MAEINESQIEEIVAQVIRNLQSDGQRLTTTTPQPAATSASDTGIFATVEQAIAAAKAAQVEFVKLGFAKRREIIEAIRQTSLEHSRSLAEIAVEDTKMGVVEHKVMKNDGGANLSPGVEDLSSEATTGDTGLLLVEYLPFGVINSITPTTNPTSTVINHAIIMLAAGNSIVFSPHPNAQRCTQETMQVINAAVIRAGGPPNMLTAVSDATLRRAKEIMDHADIAMVVATGGGSVVRAALTSGKKAIAAGPGNPPAIIDETADLAKAAKEVIIGNSFDNNLLCIGEKALFVVDSVADEVIRELQNSGGYLTNPRERQAVENVVIQDGDPNIDYIGKDASVILDAADIRATTGTVSVVVEVPADHTFVVDEYLMPVLPVVRVSDFDEALKGALAADGGRGHTAMLHTNNSARITQFTQAMNCNVTVVNAPSYACAGIDGEGFLAMTIAGPTGEGFTCPRTFTRQQRLTVAGELSAHTL; this is encoded by the coding sequence ATGGCAGAAATCAACGAATCACAGATTGAGGAGATTGTTGCGCAGGTCATCAGGAATCTTCAGAGTGACGGGCAACGTTTGACAACAACAACACCTCAACCCGCAGCTACTAGTGCGTCCGACACGGGAATCTTTGCTACCGTAGAACAAGCGATTGCCGCTGCCAAAGCCGCACAGGTGGAATTCGTGAAGCTCGGCTTTGCCAAGCGTCGGGAAATCATTGAAGCGATTAGGCAAACCTCACTTGAGCATTCAAGATCTCTCGCAGAAATTGCCGTCGAAGACACCAAAATGGGAGTTGTCGAGCATAAGGTGATGAAGAATGATGGTGGGGCAAACCTTTCGCCCGGCGTGGAAGATTTGAGCTCGGAAGCGACAACCGGAGATACCGGATTGCTGCTTGTGGAGTATCTTCCCTTTGGTGTGATTAATTCAATCACGCCGACCACAAATCCGACATCAACTGTCATCAACCACGCAATCATTATGCTCGCAGCTGGAAATTCGATTGTGTTCAGTCCACACCCGAATGCGCAGCGATGCACGCAGGAGACGATGCAGGTCATCAACGCAGCAGTTATCAGAGCAGGAGGACCGCCCAATATGCTCACCGCCGTTTCAGACGCGACACTGCGGCGGGCGAAGGAAATTATGGACCACGCGGATATCGCGATGGTCGTTGCCACAGGCGGCGGCAGCGTTGTGAGAGCCGCGCTTACCAGCGGCAAGAAAGCGATCGCAGCGGGACCCGGCAACCCGCCAGCAATTATCGACGAAACCGCAGACTTGGCGAAAGCAGCGAAGGAGGTCATCATCGGAAACAGCTTTGACAACAACCTACTCTGCATCGGCGAAAAAGCCCTCTTTGTCGTTGACTCTGTCGCTGATGAAGTTATCCGTGAGCTGCAAAACAGCGGCGGTTACTTGACCAATCCGCGCGAGAGGCAGGCTGTCGAAAATGTTGTCATCCAAGATGGCGATCCCAACATCGACTACATCGGTAAAGATGCGAGCGTTATCCTTGACGCAGCAGACATACGGGCGACAACAGGGACGGTTTCCGTCGTCGTTGAAGTCCCCGCCGACCACACCTTTGTTGTTGATGAATACCTGATGCCGGTGCTTCCGGTGGTTCGGGTGAGCGACTTTGATGAAGCGTTGAAAGGTGCCTTGGCAGCAGATGGGGGACGTGGACATACCGCAATGCTCCACACCAACAACAGTGCACGAATCACGCAATTTACACAGGCGATGAACTGCAACGTTACCGTTGTGAACGCACCATCCTACGCTTGCGCTGGGATTGATGGTGAAGGATTCCTCGCGATGACGATTGCGGGTCCCACCGGCGAAGGGTTTACATGTCCACGCACTTTCACCCGTCAGCAACGATTAACCGTTGCAGGAGAGTTGTCCGCTCACACATTGTAA
- a CDS encoding DegT/DnrJ/EryC1/StrS family aminotransferase codes for VVNPNPGDEIITAPITDPGSVMPILMQNAVPVFADVDPKTLNMTPESIEANITDRTRAIILVHLFGHPCDIDEVVKIAEKHNVILIEDCCQTHATKYKGRYAGTFGHMGCFSFQQSKHMTTGDGGMILTNDQDTYIRLKLFSDKGWDYQYMGERDHAFLAPNYRMTEMQGAVGLAQLEKLRDVVERRIALGRLLSELIADAPGVEPV; via the coding sequence GTCGTCAATCCCAACCCCGGCGACGAAATCATCACCGCGCCGATCACCGATCCCGGCAGCGTGATGCCGATTCTCATGCAGAACGCCGTACCCGTCTTCGCCGATGTAGACCCCAAGACGCTGAACATGACCCCCGAATCCATTGAGGCGAACATTACCGACCGTACCCGCGCCATTATTCTGGTGCATCTGTTTGGTCACCCATGCGACATCGACGAGGTCGTGAAAATCGCCGAAAAGCATAACGTTATCCTAATCGAAGACTGCTGCCAGACCCACGCAACGAAGTACAAAGGACGCTACGCCGGGACATTTGGGCATATGGGCTGCTTCAGTTTCCAACAATCGAAGCACATGACCACAGGGGACGGCGGGATGATCCTGACCAACGATCAAGATACCTACATCCGTCTGAAACTCTTTTCAGACAAAGGGTGGGATTATCAATACATGGGAGAACGTGACCACGCCTTCCTCGCTCCCAACTACCGCATGACAGAGATGCAGGGTGCTGTCGGCTTGGCGCAACTTGAGAAACTACGGGATGTCGTTGAGCGACGCATCGCGCTCGGCAGGTTGCTCTCTGAACTGATTGCCGACGCACCCGGTGTTGAGCCTGTCC